GGACAGTTGTACCTGCAGCAACAGCATCCCGATTCCGCCCTGGATGAATTCCGCCGGGTGATCAGCATGAAGCCTGATCCCATGATGGATTTCCAGGCGAGATTGCAGATTGCCAGAACCAATGCAAAGGTGACCGGCGATCCTACCGCCAGCATAGCCGGTTTGAAGCATATGCTGAAGAAAGAAAAATTCTTCAAATTCCGGGATGGTATCCTGTTTACCATGGGCGCTCTGATGTACCCCAAGGATCCGGAAACTGCTGTGAACTACATGAAACAGTCGCTGAAGGTGCCCAGCAATAACCTTATGCAGCGTACGCTGACCTATAAAGGATTGGCTGATATTTACTATGATCAGCGGAATTATCCTGATGCCAAGAAATATTACGACAGCACCGCCGGTATCATGACAAAAGACTTCGAGGACTTCGCCACAGTGAATACCCGCAAGACGGTGTTGACCGAAGTGGTAGCCCGGCTGGAAATCATTCACCGGGAAGACAGCCTCCAGAAGATCGTGGCCATGGCTCCATCAGACAGAAACATCTTCCTGTCTAAAATGGCGGCAAATATCCGCAATGAAGCTGCTGAAAAGAAAAAGAAAGAAAAGAGAGAGGCTGATAATTTAGCCGGATACAGTGGCAACGGCCTTTCTATGAGTGGCTCCGGCTCTTATGCTCCACAGGAAGAAAAAGGGGAGTGGTATTTCTATAACCCGGCCAGCAAATCAGCAGGTTTTTCCGAATTCAAACGGCGCTGGGGAAATCGCCCGGTAGCAGATAATTGGCGCCGCAGCCAGAATGGTGTGGTAAATGCCACTAACAACACACCGGTTGAAATACCCCAGGAAGCTGGTCGTACCGCAGGCGGAGGCCCCCTGGTACATGTACCGCCGGATAGTGTTACCGCTGAGTCGCTCGCAGCAGGACTTCCACTGGCTCCCGAAAAACTGACTGCTTCCCAGCAGGCGCTGAAGGAAGCGTGGTTTGATCTGGGTAAGCTTTATCACGATAAACTCGACAATTATCCGCTGGCAATAGAAACATACGACTCTTTGCTGATCCTTTTCCCGGATCATCCGCGCAAGCCGGAAGTACTGTATTCTCTTTATGTCTGGCATAGCAAACTGAATCACCTTCAACAGGCAAACCAGTATAAAAACCTGGTGTTGAACCAGTATGGCAATACCAATTTTGCAGATATCATACGCTCCGGCGGCCTGAAAGATGTGGGCGCAGACAAGAAGAAAAGTATCAGCCAGGCGTATGATGCCGCTTATACCGCTTATCACGACGGCCGTTACGATGAGGCTATGGCGCTGAAAAAGCAGGCCGACAGCACTTTCGGTATCAATTTCCTGCAGCCGAAATTCGATCTGCTGGAGGCTATGCTGATCATCAAGGCCGATACGATGTTTGATAAGGAAAATGATACCTTGCAATTATCGCGCAAAGCCGTACAACACGTCATTTCCAAATATGCAGCTGATGAAGGGGTGCTGGCCAAGGCTCAGTCCCTGATGGAAGCACTCAATCACCGGAAGGAATTGTCGGCGTACCTGGCGAAGCTGGAGATCAGCAAACGAGATGTAAACAATGCCCTGGTAGATGAAGATGTGTCTATGCGCTATCCCTGGCAGAACCCGCAGCCGGTGCTGGCTGACAGGCTTGGTACTGCTAAAACAAAGGTGGATTCAACAAAGATTGCTACTGGTGTAAATGGATCACTGCCAGGCCCGATTGCTACCATTGCGCCTCCGCCCAAGCCGGTAACCCCGTATAAGATTTCTGCTGATAATCCGTATTTCGTGGTGCTCTCTTTCCAGCGGGTATCGAAAGAACTGATGGATGAGGGCCTGAACCAGTTTGCCAGATATAATGCCGCTAAACACGCTACGGAAAAAATTGAAGTGGGCAGTTTTGTGCTGACGCCTAATGATGTGATGCTGATTTTCAGGCTTTTCCCGAATGAAGATAAGGCCCTGTCTTATTTTGATGAAATACGGGACGAGGCGGCAACGAATATTATACCCCGCATCAGGCCCAGCGAATATAATTTCTTTGTTATCTCAAGGGATAATTTTATCCTCTTAAACAGCACTAAAGATCTGAACGGTTATCGTAAATTTTTCACAGATAATTATGTGACACAATAGCCGTTTTTTTGGAATTTTAAATAGCTTTGTCGGTCAAACTGTTATAAACAGGCTTGTTTATTGCTGTTAACTTTATTGAAAAAAATATATATATCGCCAACAGATAGTAATATATTGCTGTCCGTAAAGGACCGGCAAAACAAATTATATAGCGCATGAAAAAATCGGTGAAACTATTGTGGAGTGTGGCTTTCGGGATACTGGGGTTACTTGTTGTCTTTGTTTTACTCATCAATTTCCGGATAATCGGCAGTATGCCTTCCATGGAGGAGCTGGAAAACCCGCGTGCAGCACTGGCAGCAGAAGTAATCGCCGATGACGGTACCATACTGGGTAAATACTACCAGGTAGACCGTTCCAGCAGTGATTTCAATGAGATCTCCAAAAATGTGATCAATGCGCTGATTGCTACAGAAGAAACGAGATTCTACTATAACTCAGGTATCGATCCCAAGGCAACCTTCGCTATTCCTTTTTACCTGCTGGTGGGCAAAAAGAGGGGATCCAGTACCATCACCCAGCAGCTGGCATTGAACCTTCAGTCCGACGCACAGGGTAAACAACGTGCTAATAATCCCGTCTCAAGGGCCTTTCAGAAAATACAGGAATGGATCATTGCCGTTAAACTGGAACGGAACTTTACCAAACAGGAAATCCTGACGCTGTATTTAAACACCGTTGCTTTCGGAGATAACGTGTATGGCATTGAGAATGGTGCCAGAACTTTTTTCAGTAAAGATGCCGGCCATTTATCGATAGAAGAGGCAGCAGTACTGGTGGGGATGCTGAAAGGTAATACCATTTACAACCCTCGCCGTAACCCGCAAAATGCGCTGAACCGCCGTAATACGGTGATAGATAATATGCAGGCGGCTAATTTTATTACTGCCGGAGAAGCTGCAATGGCTAAAAGTAAACCTATTGTACTGCATTATAATAAGATAGACCACAACAAGGGATTGGCGCCTTACTTCAGGGAAGTGTTGAGAGATGAGTTGAAGTCCTGGTGTAAGGACCACAAGAAATCCGATGGTTCAGAATACAATCTTTATCGCGATGGCCTGAAAATTTATACCACCATCAATCCCCGTATGCAGCTGTATGCAGAAGAAGCAGTGGCGAAGCACCTGGCGGTATTACAGAAGTCATTGTCGGCGCAGGGCGATGTGAAAACCGGGAACGTATGGAAGAAATGGCCGAAATTCCTGGACCAGTATATGAAGGAATCAGACAGGTATAAAGCGCTGAAAGACGATGATGCTTCAGATTCTACGATCGCGCTGGTTTTCAACACGCCGGTGCGTATGAAAGTATTTGGCTGGAAAAGCGCTACAGAACCGGATCTGAACGAAATAGACACGGTAATGACCCCGCTGGATTCCATTAAATACACCCGCGCCATCTTACAGGCAGGGTTTATGGCCATGGATCCGGAAAGTGGTGAGGTAAAAGCCTGGGTAGGCGGACCGGATTTCCGATATTTCAAAAACGACCACGTAGCCAAGACGCGTCGTCAGGTGGGTTCTACATTCAAGCCTTTCCTGTATTGCTTTGCCATCATGAATGGTATGTCGCCTAATACAGTATTACCGAATGAACCGATTTCCATCAACGGGTGGACGCCTCATAACTCTGAAGGTACTACTGGTGGAACTATCACGATGGCCGGAGCGCTGGCCAAGTCGTTGAACCTGGTGGCAGCTTACCTGATCAAGCAGATAGGGGCGAAGCCATTTGCAGATTTTGCGAAAAATAAAGTAGGTTTTACGAGCGATATCCCGGCTTACCCTGCCATTGCGCTGGGAGCCGTAGAGCTTTCGCTGTATGAGCTGATGCAGGGCTATACCATGTTCCCGGGCAGAGGAATCAACACTAAGCCAATCTACATTACACGTATAGAAGACAGGAACGGAAATATACTGGAAACATTTGCGCCAGTGAAACGTGAAGTGATCAGCGAACGGGAGGCATATACTATGGTAAAAATGATGGAAGGTGTGGTTGCCCCGGGAGGTACCGGAGCGCGTATGCGTTCCCGTTTTAATATTCCGGGAGAGATAGCCGGTAAAACAGGTACCACCAATGATAATACGGATGGCTGGTTTATGGGATATACGCCCAAGCTGCTGGCTGGTGCCTGGGTGGGATGTGAAAACAACTTCATTCACTTCAGTACTACGGCGCTGGGTCAGGGTGCTAACACAGGCCTCCCGATCTGGGCTTATTTTATGCAGAAGGTATATGCAGATCCTACGCTGAAAATCAACTCCAGCGACCATTTCCTGACGCCGCCCAATATGAACAGCGACGATATTTACCTGAACTACGATTCCAACTTAACGCCCGACGCACAATCTGATAACGTAGGTAACGGTTCTGCTGATGACTACGGCTCCGGAAACGCCAGTGATTACGCCACTCCGGGTACCGATAAGCAGGAACAACCAGCTCCTGCACAGAAGCCAAAGGAAAATAAAGAAAAGGACAAGGAAGAACCGAAGCCTGCTCCTAAGGCTACCATGCCACCGCCAGTGAAGAAAGAAAATTAAGGATATAGTATTAAGAAATAGCGAGAAGGCCTTAGCAATTAATTACTAATTGCTAAGGCCTTCTCGCTATTTCTTAATACTATATCCTTAATACTTATGCACTCACTGCTTTGTTTACCAGTGCAGCTGCTTCACTCAGGAGAATCGCAGACTGTACTTTCAGACCGCTTTCTTCGATCAGGGCTTTGGCTTCAGCAGCGTTGGTTCCCTGTAAGCGTACAATGATCGGAACAGTGATGTTGCCAATAGATTTATAGGCATCGATAACACCCTGTGCAACCCTGTCGCAACGTACGATACCACCGAAGATATTGATGAGGATTGCTTTTACTTTAGGATCTTTCAGGATGATACGGAAACCAGCTTCCACAGTTTGTGCGTTGGCAGTACCGCCTACGTCCAGGAAGTTAGCAGGTTCACCGCCGCTCAGTTTGATCATATCCATAGTAGCCATGGCAAGGCCGGCTCCATTTACCATACAACCTACGTTACCATCCAGTTTTACGAAGTTCAGGTTGTATTTACCAGCTTCTACTTCTGTAGGATCTTCTTCAGAGATATCGCGGAGTGCTTCCAGATCAGGATGACGCATCAGGGAGTTGTCGTCCAGGTTAACCTTGGCATCAACAGCAATTACTTTATCGTCGCTGGTTTTGAACAGTGGGTTGATTTCAAGCATACTGCAATCCAGGCCTACATATGCATTATACAGGTTGGTAACAAACTTCACCATGTTTTTGAATGCTTCACCGCTCAGTCCCAGGTTGAACGCGATGTTACGCGCCTGGAAAGGCTGGAGCATCATGTTAGGCTTCACCCACTCTTTAAATATTTTTTCAGGCGTGCTATGTGCTACTTCTTCGATATCCATACCTCCTTCAGTGGAGTACATGATAACGTTCTGACCTTTGGAGCGGTCGAGCAGAATAGACAGGTAAAACTCCTTTACAGGATTAGCACCCGGATAGTATACATCCTGTGCCACCAGTACTTTATTCACCAGTTTTCCTGCTTCTCCGGTTTGGATGGTCACCAGGGTGCCGCCCAGTATATTACCAGCGATGGTTTTAATTTCTTCAGCATTTTTTCCTACGGCCACACCTCTCTGTTCTGTACCACGGATCTTACCTTTTCCGCGTCCACCCGCATGTATCTGCGCCTTTACAACGGCAAACTCATTACCAAATTGCACTTTCAGCTGCTTGTATGCTTCGGCAGCCGCTTCAGGGGTGTCCACCGGGATACCTTCCTGTACCGGTACATTATATTTTTTCAACAGTTCTTTAGCCTGGTACTCGTGTAAGTTCATCGGAATAAAATTTGCCGCTAAAATAGGTCATTATGTTTTAAATATAAAACTGCAGTCATTTGTGAATTAAAAAATAACTTTGCGCGGGTTTGTTTTTTAAATCCGACATTTAATTAATGTATAAACAGATGAGCGAACTAACAGCAAAGATTGCAGCGGCAGGTGAATATATCAGTAAACACTGGCAGGAGAAGCCGGTGGCTGGTATTATCCTGGGCAGCGGTCTTGGGAACCTGGCCGGAGATATCGAAGACAGGATTGAGATTCCATACAACCAGATACCGCATTTCCCGGAATCCACAGTAGAAGGGCATTCCGGAAAGCTGATCCTCGGCCGGATGCAGGGTAAGCCTGTAGTGGCCATGGCAGGGCGCTTTCATTATTACGAAGGATTTTCGATGCAGCAGGTAACCTTCCCCATCCGGGTGATGAAGGCCCTTGGCATTCATACGTTGTTCATTTCCAACGCGGCAGGAGGAATGAATCCGGCCTTCCACGTAGGAGATCTGATGATTATACGGGACCATATCAACCTGCAGCCGGAACATCCGCTGCGTGGTAAAAATGAAGATACACTGGGCCCGCGCTTCCCCGACATGAGTGAGCCTTATGCCAGATCTCTGATCCGGGTAGCGCAGAAAATAGCAGCGGATAACAATATTTCCCTGCATACGGGCGTATATGTAGGCGTTCAGGGCCCGACTTTCGAAACCAGGGCTGAGTATAAATACATGCATATTATCGGCGGCGATGCGGTGGGTATGAGCACTGTACCTGAAGTAATTGTAGCCATACATGCCGGTTTGAAGGTGTTTGCCATGAGTGTGATTACGGATATTGGTATCCGTGAGGAAGAGAATGTGATCACACATGATGAAGTACTGGCAGCTGCCAAGGCGGCGGAACCCAAACTGACATTGATCTTTAGCGAATTAATCCGGCAACTATAACACGCTTTTGTTTCTTTCGGATGAGACAACTTTTTATTTTCATAACCCTCCTGTTACTGGGCGGGAATCAATTGATGGCCCAATTTAATACAGGGCGCTTATCCGGTATGGGCGGAGGCGGCGGGGGCAGCAGCAAAATGCAGCGCGATACGGGTAAACATGTGCATGAGCCGGATACCATTACCGTTTCTTACAGGGTACTCGGTGAACCTACCGACTACCGCCTGGATTCGTCTGTAAACGATTTCCAGACAAACTACCTGAGGGTGCCACCTACTTATGCTACATTAGGTAACGTAGGTAGCGCCGCTTATAACATGGTATATACGCCCATCATGAAAGCCGGCTTCGACGCAGGTTTCCATGCTTACGATATTTATTCCAATTCCCATAAGGATGCCCGCTTTTATCACAGCAGTCGCCCGTATACAGAGTTGCAATACCTCGTTGGCAGTAAGCAGGAACAGATAATCGGCGTTTCTCATACCCAGAATCGCACGGAGCGGTTCAATTTTGCCCTGGATTATCGAAAGATCAATTCGCCGGGGTACTATCGCAGTCAGAATACCAACCACGATATCTACCGTGTAACGGCCCGCTATCAGAGCAAGAACAAGCGCGCCAATACTTACATGAGCTTTTATTACAATAAGATCAATGGCGGAGAGAATGGTGGTATAAAGAATGAATCCTATATGTCTGACAACGATTACAAGCAGCGGAAAAATATTCCGGTAAATCTTGGCGGCAATATTTCCACGGTGTATAATTTCTTTGGAGGCACCATCCCGGTAAAAACGAGTTACGGGGAAACAGGCTTCCTTATTCAGCAGCAGTACGACTGGGGAAACGGAAAAACCATTCACGTGAATGATACCACGGATTATTACCAGTATGATCCTTTTTTCCGGGTGCAATACACGTTTAACTACGAAAGTGACACCTATCAGTTCATCGATACACAGGCCGATACATCTGCTTTTTATCCCAGTCATTACAACTTTGGCACCAATACAGTCGATACTGTAATGGCGAAACATAAATGGAAGATTATCTCCAACGACCTTTCGCTGATACAGTTTCCGGTGCGTGGTAACCTGGGCCACTTTATCAGTGCAGGAGCCAGGTTTGAAAGCATGACCGGTACTTTCCTCGATGCGAATGTACATTTTTCCAACCTCGTATTACACGGGGAGTACCGCAATAAAACCCGCGATAAGAAATGGGATTTCTCTGCCAAAGGTGAGTTTTACCTCGTAGGCCAGAATATCGGTGACTATAGCGTACAGGGTATGTTAAAAAGATATATTAATGATCTGTTGGGAGATGTACGTCTGTCTGTTAATAACGTAAACCGCGAACCATCGTACGTTTACAAGTATTTCAACAGCAACCACGATGCCTGGTACAATACCAGCCTGGCTAAAGAAAATACTACGCAGCTCCAGTTTGCGACCGATAATAAAAAGCTGAAGTATACACTGGCAGTGAATTACTTCATCTTTACCAATTTCACTTATCTGAAAGACTATTACCACAGCGCCCAGTATACTTCGCTCTTCAACTTGTTGCAGATCACCTTCAGTAAGAAATTCTCAATAGCGCCGTTTGCATGGTATGTAGATCTTGCGTTCCAGCAGGTACACGGCAACGGGCCACTGAATGTGCCCGCCTTCTGGACCCGCAACCGTTTTGCCTTTGAGAAACGGCTGTATACCAATCTTAACCTGGTAACAGGTCTGGAAATGAGGTATAATACCAGCTACTACGCAGATGATTACTCCCCGCTGATGGGGCAGTTCATATACCAGAACGCCAAAAAAATTAACAATCCATTACCTGATATCGCTGCTTTTGCCGATTTCCGTATCAAATCTTTTTCAGCCTACATCAGGGCAGAAAATCTGAATACTTTCCTGGCTAAAAATAATTACGGCGCTCCGCTGTACCCGTATAACAACTTTGCGTTCAGGGTGGGG
The genomic region above belongs to Chitinophaga sp. 180180018-3 and contains:
- a CDS encoding transglycosylase domain-containing protein, yielding MKKSVKLLWSVAFGILGLLVVFVLLINFRIIGSMPSMEELENPRAALAAEVIADDGTILGKYYQVDRSSSDFNEISKNVINALIATEETRFYYNSGIDPKATFAIPFYLLVGKKRGSSTITQQLALNLQSDAQGKQRANNPVSRAFQKIQEWIIAVKLERNFTKQEILTLYLNTVAFGDNVYGIENGARTFFSKDAGHLSIEEAAVLVGMLKGNTIYNPRRNPQNALNRRNTVIDNMQAANFITAGEAAMAKSKPIVLHYNKIDHNKGLAPYFREVLRDELKSWCKDHKKSDGSEYNLYRDGLKIYTTINPRMQLYAEEAVAKHLAVLQKSLSAQGDVKTGNVWKKWPKFLDQYMKESDRYKALKDDDASDSTIALVFNTPVRMKVFGWKSATEPDLNEIDTVMTPLDSIKYTRAILQAGFMAMDPESGEVKAWVGGPDFRYFKNDHVAKTRRQVGSTFKPFLYCFAIMNGMSPNTVLPNEPISINGWTPHNSEGTTGGTITMAGALAKSLNLVAAYLIKQIGAKPFADFAKNKVGFTSDIPAYPAIALGAVELSLYELMQGYTMFPGRGINTKPIYITRIEDRNGNILETFAPVKREVISEREAYTMVKMMEGVVAPGGTGARMRSRFNIPGEIAGKTGTTNDNTDGWFMGYTPKLLAGAWVGCENNFIHFSTTALGQGANTGLPIWAYFMQKVYADPTLKINSSDHFLTPPNMNSDDIYLNYDSNLTPDAQSDNVGNGSADDYGSGNASDYATPGTDKQEQPAPAQKPKENKEKDKEEPKPAPKATMPPPVKKEN
- the sucC gene encoding ADP-forming succinate--CoA ligase subunit beta, translated to MNLHEYQAKELLKKYNVPVQEGIPVDTPEAAAEAYKQLKVQFGNEFAVVKAQIHAGGRGKGKIRGTEQRGVAVGKNAEEIKTIAGNILGGTLVTIQTGEAGKLVNKVLVAQDVYYPGANPVKEFYLSILLDRSKGQNVIMYSTEGGMDIEEVAHSTPEKIFKEWVKPNMMLQPFQARNIAFNLGLSGEAFKNMVKFVTNLYNAYVGLDCSMLEINPLFKTSDDKVIAVDAKVNLDDNSLMRHPDLEALRDISEEDPTEVEAGKYNLNFVKLDGNVGCMVNGAGLAMATMDMIKLSGGEPANFLDVGGTANAQTVEAGFRIILKDPKVKAILINIFGGIVRCDRVAQGVIDAYKSIGNITVPIIVRLQGTNAAEAKALIEESGLKVQSAILLSEAAALVNKAVSA
- a CDS encoding purine-nucleoside phosphorylase is translated as MSELTAKIAAAGEYISKHWQEKPVAGIILGSGLGNLAGDIEDRIEIPYNQIPHFPESTVEGHSGKLILGRMQGKPVVAMAGRFHYYEGFSMQQVTFPIRVMKALGIHTLFISNAAGGMNPAFHVGDLMIIRDHINLQPEHPLRGKNEDTLGPRFPDMSEPYARSLIRVAQKIAADNNISLHTGVYVGVQGPTFETRAEYKYMHIIGGDAVGMSTVPEVIVAIHAGLKVFAMSVITDIGIREEENVITHDEVLAAAKAAEPKLTLIFSELIRQL
- a CDS encoding putative porin; its protein translation is MRQLFIFITLLLLGGNQLMAQFNTGRLSGMGGGGGGSSKMQRDTGKHVHEPDTITVSYRVLGEPTDYRLDSSVNDFQTNYLRVPPTYATLGNVGSAAYNMVYTPIMKAGFDAGFHAYDIYSNSHKDARFYHSSRPYTELQYLVGSKQEQIIGVSHTQNRTERFNFALDYRKINSPGYYRSQNTNHDIYRVTARYQSKNKRANTYMSFYYNKINGGENGGIKNESYMSDNDYKQRKNIPVNLGGNISTVYNFFGGTIPVKTSYGETGFLIQQQYDWGNGKTIHVNDTTDYYQYDPFFRVQYTFNYESDTYQFIDTQADTSAFYPSHYNFGTNTVDTVMAKHKWKIISNDLSLIQFPVRGNLGHFISAGARFESMTGTFLDANVHFSNLVLHGEYRNKTRDKKWDFSAKGEFYLVGQNIGDYSVQGMLKRYINDLLGDVRLSVNNVNREPSYVYKYFNSNHDAWYNTSLAKENTTQLQFATDNKKLKYTLAVNYFIFTNFTYLKDYYHSAQYTSLFNLLQITFSKKFSIAPFAWYVDLAFQQVHGNGPLNVPAFWTRNRFAFEKRLYTNLNLVTGLEMRYNTSYYADDYSPLMGQFIYQNAKKINNPLPDIAAFADFRIKSFSAYIRAENLNTFLAKNNYGAPLYPYNNFAFRVGLRWWFIN